From the Patescibacteria group bacterium genome, one window contains:
- a CDS encoding insulinase family protein produces the protein MIKTTKLKSGLRVLTIPQQNTRTVTVLVLVGTGSKYEEKRVNGVSHFLEHMFFKGTKKRPTPLKIAGPIENVGGALNAFTSQDLTGYYIKVDASHLKLALDMVADIFLNSLLAQKEITKEKGVVIEEINMRKDIPMIHVADLLEQFLYGDQPAGWDTAGTKETVQGLSQADLLSYMQSQYVASNTVVCVAGNIKEEKVKERVGKLFSSISLKNFKDKVAVHESQEKPKVLLEHRATDQTHLAFAARGFNLSHKDRFVQEIIAAILGGGMSSRLFTEVREKLGLAYYISTSSESNPDTGFLATFAGVKNENAQKVVGIIAKEYKKLAVTKITSTQLRNAKDRIKGRMALSLESSDAKAEFYGMQEILEHRFFTPEQLYDKIEKVKVSDIQRVAKNMFTPKNLNLVILGPFTHKQRFQKFLS, from the coding sequence ATGATAAAGACAACTAAACTCAAAAGTGGACTTAGGGTCCTTACCATTCCCCAGCAGAATACCAGGACCGTGACGGTGTTGGTATTGGTGGGAACCGGTTCCAAATACGAGGAAAAGAGGGTGAACGGCGTGTCTCACTTTTTGGAGCATATGTTTTTCAAGGGGACAAAGAAGCGCCCCACCCCCTTGAAAATTGCAGGCCCCATTGAGAATGTTGGAGGAGCCCTTAACGCTTTCACATCCCAAGACCTTACCGGGTACTATATTAAAGTTGATGCCTCGCACCTTAAGTTGGCATTGGATATGGTGGCAGACATATTCTTAAACTCTTTGCTTGCCCAAAAAGAAATTACAAAAGAGAAAGGGGTGGTGATAGAAGAAATCAACATGAGGAAAGACATCCCCATGATTCATGTGGCAGACCTGCTGGAGCAGTTCTTGTACGGAGACCAGCCAGCTGGCTGGGATACGGCCGGAACAAAAGAAACGGTTCAAGGTCTTTCTCAAGCTGACCTCCTCTCCTACATGCAAAGCCAGTATGTTGCATCAAACACGGTGGTGTGCGTGGCAGGAAACATAAAAGAAGAGAAGGTAAAGGAAAGAGTGGGAAAGCTCTTTTCTTCTATCTCCTTAAAGAACTTCAAAGATAAGGTTGCGGTACATGAGTCACAAGAGAAGCCCAAAGTGCTCTTGGAACATCGAGCAACCGACCAGACTCACCTTGCGTTTGCAGCACGCGGTTTTAACCTTTCCCATAAAGACAGGTTCGTGCAGGAGATTATTGCCGCAATCTTAGGGGGAGGAATGAGTTCCCGCTTGTTCACTGAGGTCAGGGAGAAGCTTGGCCTTGCCTACTACATTTCAACTTCTAGCGAGTCAAACCCGGACACCGGCTTTCTTGCAACCTTTGCTGGGGTTAAAAACGAGAACGCACAAAAGGTTGTGGGGATCATTGCCAAAGAATACAAGAAGCTGGCAGTCACCAAGATTACCTCCACACAACTGCGCAACGCAAAAGACCGCATCAAGGGAAGAATGGCGTTGTCTTTGGAATCTTCAGATGCCAAGGCCGAGTTTTACGGCATGCAGGAGATTTTAGAGCACCGATTTTTCACCCCAGAGCAACTTTATGATAAAATAGAGAAGGTGAAGGTTTCAGACATTCAGAGGGTGGCAAAAAATATGTTCACGCCCAAAAATCTCAACCTTGTAATACTGGGACCTTTTACACATAAGCAGAGATTTCAAAAGTTTCTCTCATGA
- a CDS encoding glycine--tRNA ligase produces the protein MDDLMQKVISLAKRRGFVFPSSEIYGGVEALYDYGPLGSLFKNNIKREWLKRFVQQREEVALIDASILMSPKVWEASGHLENFTDPLVECKKCNTRLREDYIQDGKCPSCGGKDFTQPKNFNLMFKTFLGPVEDEKNATYLRPETAQAMFTNFRLVQESQRLQVPFGIAQVGKAFRNEITTGNYLFRLRELEQMEIEYFVKPGEDEKWFDYWAKQWWQFFLDMGLKERNMRLYEHPKESLSHYSKRTVDIEYKFPFGWGELAGIANRTDFDLKQHAEHSGQDLRYTDPETKEKYYPFVIEPTMGVDRLFLALLLEGYEEVKGARTKTTEATKEVETVLKLKPSLAPVQVAVFPLVKNKEELIKKAREVFDSLKMHFSCQYDEAGAIGRRYRRQDEIGTPFCVTVDFDTAKENSVTLRDRDTMEQERVSLDSLAITIRKQLDDKDN, from the coding sequence ATGGATGATCTTATGCAAAAAGTCATATCTTTGGCAAAGCGCAGGGGCTTTGTGTTTCCTTCTTCTGAAATCTATGGAGGCGTGGAAGCTTTGTATGACTACGGCCCCCTGGGTTCTTTGTTTAAAAACAACATCAAGCGAGAGTGGCTCAAGAGATTCGTGCAGCAAAGAGAAGAAGTAGCCCTGATTGATGCCTCCATTTTAATGAGCCCCAAGGTGTGGGAAGCCTCAGGACACTTGGAAAACTTTACCGACCCTTTAGTTGAATGCAAAAAGTGCAATACCAGACTCAGAGAAGATTACATACAAGATGGCAAGTGTCCCAGTTGCGGAGGCAAAGATTTTACACAGCCCAAAAACTTCAACCTCATGTTCAAGACCTTTTTGGGTCCGGTTGAGGATGAAAAGAACGCAACTTATCTTCGTCCTGAAACCGCCCAAGCCATGTTTACCAACTTTCGTCTGGTACAAGAATCCCAGCGTCTGCAGGTTCCCTTTGGGATAGCTCAAGTTGGCAAAGCATTTCGAAATGAGATTACCACGGGAAATTATCTGTTTCGCTTAAGGGAGCTGGAACAAATGGAGATTGAGTACTTTGTAAAGCCCGGTGAAGACGAGAAGTGGTTTGACTATTGGGCAAAACAGTGGTGGCAGTTCTTTTTGGACATGGGGCTCAAAGAAAGGAATATGCGGTTGTACGAGCACCCAAAAGAATCTTTGTCCCACTACTCAAAGCGAACCGTGGACATTGAGTACAAGTTTCCTTTTGGATGGGGAGAGCTGGCAGGTATTGCCAATAGAACCGACTTTGATTTAAAACAGCACGCTGAACATTCCGGCCAAGACTTAAGGTATACAGATCCTGAAACCAAAGAAAAATATTATCCTTTTGTAATAGAACCCACCATGGGTGTGGATAGGCTGTTTTTGGCTTTGTTGCTTGAAGGTTATGAAGAGGTAAAAGGGGCAAGGACCAAAACTACAGAGGCTACAAAGGAGGTGGAGACGGTTTTGAAACTAAAACCCTCCTTAGCTCCTGTGCAGGTTGCAGTATTCCCCTTGGTGAAAAACAAAGAAGAGCTGATAAAGAAAGCGCGAGAGGTCTTTGACTCGCTCAAGATGCACTTTTCCTGCCAGTACGATGAAGCTGGAGCTATTGGAAGAAGATACCGGCGCCAAGATGAGATTGGTACGCCCTTTTGTGTGACTGTTGATTTTGATACCGCCAAAGAAAACTCAGTTACTTTGCGCGACCGAGATACCATGGAGCAAGAGCGAGTTTCTTTGGATTCTCTTGCAATAACTATTAGGAAGCAGTTGGATGATAAAGACAACTAA
- a CDS encoding isoleucine--tRNA ligase: MEVNFPKLEEQILKRWRREKTFVKSVARRKNSPRFVFYEGPPTANGKPGLHHVESRSFKDVVLRYKTMRGFFVPRRAGWDTHGLPVELEVEKQLGLKSKKDIEKYGIAKFNEECRKSVWKYKKEWEELTNRAGVWLDTDNAYITYETPYIETLWQIIKTWWQKGLLYKDYKVVPFCTRCGTPLSSHELAQGYKTVKDLSVYVKFRAKGKKLPQKTFFLAWTTTPWTLPGNVALAVGRNISYVLVKKDNEHYLMAKGLAEKVLLKYDVVKTFSGKDLVGMKYEPLFSFKKPEQGKKAWEVVAADFVSTKEGTGIVHTAVAYGVEDFELGKKENLAMLHLVDEQGKFVKEATPFKGKFVKDADPLIIADLKKRNLLFKEEWYEHEYPFCWRCSTPLLYYAKETWFINMQKVKKQLLANNRKINWIPGHLKEGRMGEWLKEVKDWAFSRERYWGTPLPIWECTMCEEKEVIGSVKELLSKKLLQNPYKGKKDIDLHRPYVDEVEFPCTNCKGIMKRVKDVVDVWYDSGAMPFAQNHWMGEKKPKEFPADYIVEAIDQTRGWFYTLLAVSTLLGFGPPFKNVISLGHLLDAKGEKMSKSKGNVVNPWDVADKYGMDAVRWYFFSVNHPWDPKLFSERDLQQTLRKFILTLWNSLAFYETYNPKRDLGVPKSRLSENVLDQWIVSRLNTTTADMTRKMDEYDITGAARALESFVIENLSLWYIRRSRSRFQNPKSKKELQDAVSTLGYVLFQTSLLSAPFIPFLSEVVFEKSNGKGSVHLQDWPFDPAQDKPKAPKQDKKLEQEMEKVRHIASKGLALRAKAGLRVRQPLAKLTIKEKLQKELLLLLQDELNVKEVVVSSKLKGDVQLDTKLTPQLREEGLVRELLRHIQGMRKDAGYKPRHRVRLRYAGTADVKNLFSRHKETLVKIGGITELLEGDRPKQVFDIEKTIKIGGKKLWLGIRKI, encoded by the coding sequence ATGGAAGTGAATTTTCCCAAGCTGGAAGAGCAAATCCTCAAGCGCTGGAGACGAGAAAAAACCTTTGTAAAATCCGTGGCAAGGAGAAAAAACTCTCCTCGCTTTGTGTTTTACGAAGGTCCTCCCACCGCCAACGGGAAACCAGGTTTGCACCATGTGGAGTCCCGGTCTTTTAAAGACGTTGTGCTCCGCTACAAAACCATGCGGGGATTTTTTGTTCCGAGGCGTGCTGGGTGGGATACCCATGGTCTTCCTGTGGAGCTGGAGGTGGAAAAACAACTGGGGCTAAAGTCCAAAAAAGACATTGAAAAGTACGGCATAGCAAAGTTTAACGAGGAGTGCAGAAAGTCGGTGTGGAAATACAAGAAAGAGTGGGAAGAGCTCACAAACAGGGCGGGAGTATGGCTGGATACGGATAATGCGTATATTACCTATGAAACCCCGTACATTGAAACCCTGTGGCAGATAATCAAAACCTGGTGGCAAAAAGGTCTCTTGTACAAAGACTACAAGGTAGTGCCTTTTTGCACGAGGTGCGGCACTCCCTTGTCTTCCCATGAGCTGGCCCAGGGGTACAAAACCGTAAAAGACCTTTCTGTCTATGTGAAGTTCAGGGCAAAAGGAAAGAAGCTTCCGCAAAAGACCTTCTTTCTTGCTTGGACCACCACGCCCTGGACCTTGCCTGGTAACGTTGCCTTGGCAGTAGGCAGGAATATTTCCTATGTCTTGGTAAAAAAAGACAATGAGCATTATCTCATGGCTAAAGGTTTGGCAGAGAAAGTGCTTCTAAAGTATGACGTTGTCAAAACGTTTTCTGGCAAAGACCTTGTGGGAATGAAATATGAGCCCCTGTTTTCTTTTAAAAAGCCAGAACAAGGAAAAAAGGCATGGGAAGTTGTTGCAGCAGACTTTGTTTCTACTAAGGAGGGAACCGGCATTGTGCATACCGCAGTTGCCTACGGAGTAGAGGACTTTGAGCTGGGGAAAAAAGAAAATCTTGCCATGCTCCACCTTGTGGACGAGCAAGGGAAGTTTGTAAAGGAAGCCACTCCTTTTAAAGGAAAGTTTGTAAAGGATGCTGACCCCTTGATTATAGCCGACCTGAAAAAGCGAAACCTCTTGTTCAAAGAGGAGTGGTATGAGCACGAGTATCCTTTTTGTTGGAGATGCTCCACACCATTGCTGTATTATGCAAAGGAAACATGGTTTATAAACATGCAGAAGGTGAAAAAACAACTCTTGGCAAACAACAGGAAGATAAACTGGATTCCAGGACACTTAAAGGAAGGCAGGATGGGAGAATGGCTAAAGGAGGTGAAGGACTGGGCGTTTTCCCGAGAACGGTACTGGGGAACTCCATTGCCCATTTGGGAGTGCACCATGTGCGAAGAAAAAGAGGTTATCGGCTCTGTAAAAGAACTGCTTTCAAAGAAGCTTTTGCAAAACCCCTACAAAGGAAAGAAAGATATTGACTTGCACCGGCCGTATGTAGATGAAGTGGAGTTTCCTTGCACAAACTGCAAGGGAATCATGAAGAGGGTAAAGGATGTGGTGGATGTTTGGTATGATTCTGGTGCCATGCCCTTTGCCCAAAACCACTGGATGGGAGAAAAGAAACCAAAAGAGTTTCCTGCAGACTATATTGTAGAAGCCATAGACCAGACCAGGGGTTGGTTCTATACCCTGCTTGCAGTATCCACGCTTCTTGGTTTTGGTCCCCCGTTCAAGAATGTTATCTCTTTGGGTCATCTGTTGGACGCAAAGGGAGAAAAGATGTCTAAGTCCAAGGGTAACGTGGTGAATCCTTGGGATGTGGCAGACAAATACGGCATGGATGCGGTGCGCTGGTACTTCTTTTCTGTAAATCATCCCTGGGACCCGAAGCTTTTTTCCGAGCGAGACCTTCAACAGACCTTAAGAAAGTTTATCTTAACCCTGTGGAATTCCCTGGCGTTCTATGAAACGTATAATCCTAAACGAGATTTAGGAGTTCCTAAATCTCGTTTAAGCGAGAATGTGCTGGATCAATGGATCGTGTCTCGCTTAAACACAACCACAGCAGACATGACAAGGAAGATGGACGAATACGATATTACAGGAGCTGCCCGCGCCTTGGAATCTTTTGTTATTGAAAATCTTTCTCTGTGGTACATTCGAAGATCGAGAAGCAGGTTTCAGAACCCCAAAAGCAAGAAGGAATTGCAGGATGCGGTTTCAACCCTTGGATATGTACTTTTTCAGACAAGCTTGCTTTCTGCCCCGTTTATTCCTTTTTTGAGCGAGGTTGTGTTTGAGAAAAGCAATGGAAAAGGGAGCGTACACTTGCAGGATTGGCCCTTCGACCCAGCTCAGGATAAACCAAAAGCCCCAAAACAAGATAAAAAATTAGAACAGGAGATGGAGAAAGTACGGCACATTGCAAGCAAAGGGCTGGCCTTGAGGGCAAAGGCGGGTCTTCGGGTGCGCCAACCCTTGGCAAAACTCACCATAAAAGAAAAACTTCAAAAAGAATTGCTGCTTTTGCTTCAAGATGAGTTAAACGTAAAAGAAGTGGTGGTGAGCTCAAAGCTTAAAGGGGATGTGCAGTTGGACACCAAACTTACGCCTCAATTAAGAGAAGAGGGGCTGGTGCGGGAGTTGTTGCGCCATATTCAGGGCATGAGAAAAGATGCAGGGTATAAGCCGCGCCATCGCGTTCGGTTGCGCTATGCCGGGACAGCCGACGTCAAAAATCTGTTTTCTCGCCACAAAGAAACCCTTGTAAAGATTGGAGGCATCACAGAACTTTTGGAAGGAGACCGCCCCAAACAGGTGTTTGATATTGAGAAAACAATAAAGATTGGAGGAAAGAAGCTGTGGCTCGGCATCCGCAAGATTTGA
- the recO gene encoding DNA repair protein RecO codes for MAFHYKTQGIILKKQDQGEANRIFKVFCKEYGKLTMFAVSERKITSKLRGGLELFSLSYLEFVQGKQKKVLVEAISLRQYLASPQDLSYLRSALQIAKLVDQHMAEQERDEKVWDLLLQSFSELKEGTAPEKAYQSFVPRFMTLAGYGKEVVV; via the coding sequence ATGGCATTTCATTACAAAACCCAAGGCATTATACTAAAGAAGCAAGATCAAGGTGAGGCAAACCGAATCTTTAAGGTGTTTTGCAAAGAGTACGGCAAACTTACGATGTTTGCGGTATCAGAGCGAAAGATCACCTCAAAGCTAAGAGGCGGATTGGAGCTCTTTTCTCTTTCGTACTTAGAGTTTGTGCAAGGGAAACAAAAAAAGGTACTGGTGGAAGCAATTTCACTCAGACAGTATCTCGCTTCCCCTCAGGATCTTTCTTACTTGCGCTCGGCCTTGCAAATTGCAAAACTTGTTGATCAACATATGGCAGAACAAGAAAGAGACGAGAAGGTGTGGGATTTGCTTCTCCAATCTTTTTCTGAACTTAAAGAGGGCACTGCTCCAGAAAAGGCATACCAGTCATTTGTGCCCCGGTTCATGACCTTGGCAGGATATGGAAAAGAAGTTGTTGTATGA
- a CDS encoding methionine--tRNA ligase — MAKFYITTAIPYVNAKPHIGHILDFVQADVVARSHRQKGEEVLLLSGSDENALKNVQAAEQAGVPIQQFIDENAELFRKLAEALGVQFDVFQKGSNPKHHESSQKLWELCNKAGDIYKKSYEGLYCVGCETFYSPNELTENLECKEHPGKKLETVSEENYFFKLSKYQDVLVQLIEKDELKVIPVSKKNEVLAFLKQPLQDISISRSNERAKNWGVPAPGDDSQRMYVWFDALNIYQSGIGFGFDEQTYKKWWPADVHVIGKGITRFHAIYWPAFLLSAGLSLPKTIFVHGYITVDGQKMSKSLGNVIDPFELVEKYGTDAVRYFFLREIPSTEDGDFSYEKFETRYNADLAGGLGNLVARVLTMAEKAELKTPDEFYGKDFKELLSKKEQEVSELLGDFQFSQALERIWEVIQFCDRYIEKKRPWEESERQKEVIGDLLLAVSHIVELLQPFLPETSKKIIQQLEQGKGESLFPRLRGT, encoded by the coding sequence ATGGCAAAGTTTTATATTACAACCGCAATCCCTTATGTGAATGCAAAGCCGCACATTGGCCATATTTTGGATTTTGTGCAGGCAGACGTGGTTGCACGTTCTCATCGCCAGAAAGGCGAGGAGGTTTTGTTGTTGTCTGGAAGCGATGAGAATGCCTTAAAAAACGTGCAGGCAGCAGAACAGGCTGGCGTGCCAATACAACAGTTTATTGATGAGAATGCCGAGCTGTTCCGCAAACTGGCTGAAGCCCTAGGCGTGCAGTTTGATGTGTTTCAAAAAGGCAGCAATCCAAAGCACCATGAGTCCAGCCAGAAGTTATGGGAGTTGTGCAATAAGGCAGGAGATATTTACAAGAAGTCCTATGAAGGCCTCTATTGTGTTGGGTGCGAAACCTTTTATAGCCCAAACGAACTCACAGAAAATCTGGAGTGCAAAGAACATCCGGGCAAAAAGCTTGAGACTGTTTCTGAAGAAAACTACTTTTTTAAGCTCTCAAAGTATCAAGATGTATTGGTGCAACTTATTGAAAAAGATGAGCTTAAGGTTATCCCTGTTTCAAAAAAGAATGAGGTACTAGCTTTCTTAAAGCAGCCTTTACAGGATATTAGTATTTCCCGTTCCAACGAACGAGCCAAAAACTGGGGAGTTCCTGCTCCCGGAGACGATTCTCAGAGAATGTATGTTTGGTTTGATGCACTCAATATCTACCAGTCAGGCATAGGTTTCGGGTTTGATGAACAAACATACAAAAAGTGGTGGCCAGCAGATGTTCATGTGATAGGCAAGGGCATTACTCGTTTTCATGCCATTTATTGGCCGGCCTTTCTATTGTCTGCAGGCCTATCTCTTCCTAAAACCATTTTTGTGCATGGATATATCACGGTAGATGGGCAGAAGATGTCCAAATCCTTGGGTAATGTTATCGACCCTTTTGAGTTGGTAGAAAAGTATGGCACCGATGCCGTACGCTACTTTTTCTTGCGAGAAATTCCTTCTACGGAGGATGGCGACTTTAGCTATGAGAAGTTTGAGACTAGGTATAATGCAGACTTGGCAGGAGGATTGGGTAACCTGGTAGCAAGAGTTCTTACTATGGCAGAAAAGGCTGAGCTTAAGACTCCAGATGAGTTTTACGGCAAGGATTTCAAAGAACTTTTGTCAAAGAAAGAACAGGAAGTTTCAGAGCTTCTTGGTGATTTTCAGTTCAGCCAGGCTTTGGAGCGGATCTGGGAGGTGATTCAGTTTTGTGACAGATACATTGAAAAGAAACGCCCCTGGGAAGAGTCTGAGAGACAGAAGGAAGTAATAGGGGATTTACTTCTTGCAGTTTCCCACATAGTTGAGCTTTTGCAGCCCTTTCTTCCCGAAACCTCAAAGAAAATCATCCAGCAACTTGAGCAAGGCAAAGGAGAGTCTCTCTTTCCCCGTCTTCGCGGGACATAG
- the rsmI gene encoding 16S rRNA (cytidine(1402)-2'-O)-methyltransferase, which yields MGTLYIVATPIGNLGDITLRALETLKEVDFVLAEDTRVTKKLLSHYTIQTPLMSYHQHSKESVTEKVFQLLLEGKNLALVTDAGTPGISDPGNELVSFLVKKNPEISVVPIPGPSALTTLASIAGIPMDKFLFLGYPPHKKGRKKFFQEVVSSKHPVLFYESPHRIIKSLQELETLDSNLSLVVGRELTKKFETIYRGALDEVLKMLEKGNTKGEFVVLVNPSKVP from the coding sequence ATGGGGACTCTGTATATTGTTGCGACCCCGATTGGGAATTTGGGGGATATAACTTTGAGAGCGCTTGAAACCTTAAAAGAGGTTGATTTTGTCTTGGCAGAAGACACCAGGGTGACAAAGAAACTCTTATCCCATTACACTATCCAGACACCGTTAATGAGTTATCACCAGCACAGCAAAGAAAGTGTGACGGAGAAAGTGTTTCAACTTCTTTTGGAAGGAAAGAATCTTGCCCTGGTCACGGATGCTGGCACTCCAGGAATTTCTGACCCAGGAAATGAGCTTGTTTCTTTTCTCGTAAAAAAGAATCCTGAGATATCTGTTGTGCCCATTCCAGGCCCCTCGGCCCTCACTACTTTAGCGAGCATTGCAGGTATTCCAATGGATAAGTTCTTGTTCTTGGGATACCCGCCCCACAAGAAGGGAAGAAAGAAGTTTTTTCAAGAAGTTGTTTCCAGTAAACATCCCGTATTATTCTATGAATCCCCCCACCGTATTATCAAAAGCTTACAGGAATTGGAAACACTGGATAGTAACCTTTCTCTTGTTGTGGGACGAGAGCTTACCAAGAAATTTGAGACCATATATCGGGGGGCTCTTGACGAAGTTCTGAAAATGTTAGAGAAAGGGAATACAAAAGGTGAGTTTGTAGTACTCGTGAATCCAAGCAAAGTTCCTTGA
- a CDS encoding AI-2E family transporter produces MNNQGKMLDISWGTILKLAVAGLVVYVLFLVKDILVWVLFGLIISILFDPAIDFLQRRRVPRVLGTIGVYSVIFGILAFIIWSIAPFFVSEIQRFSQLFPQYFETFSPVLRGLGIAAFSDVQTFFDALSLGVEKLAGNIFSALFVVFGGIFSTIFVLSIAIFLSIEEKSIEKTIGLLFPKKYEAFALDLWARSQRKVSGWFAARLITSIFVGVATYLTLFLFNVQYPFSLGLLATILNFVPIIGPLVTGLLLFIIVALDSTLKAVFILLAFTLIQQIEGNILTPLLTKRFLGIPPALVLIALAVGLQLWGIMGAILAIPLAGILFEFLRDFLKKRKEENNTIV; encoded by the coding sequence ATGAACAATCAAGGAAAAATGTTGGATATTTCCTGGGGCACCATTTTAAAGCTTGCGGTGGCAGGTCTTGTGGTCTATGTTTTGTTCTTGGTTAAGGATATTTTGGTATGGGTCCTGTTTGGCTTGATTATCTCTATTCTCTTTGACCCTGCCATTGATTTTCTGCAGCGAAGACGAGTCCCCAGAGTGCTGGGAACTATTGGAGTGTACTCGGTTATTTTTGGCATTTTGGCCTTTATCATCTGGAGCATAGCACCCTTCTTTGTAAGCGAGATTCAGAGATTCTCCCAGCTTTTCCCTCAGTACTTTGAGACGTTTTCTCCTGTTCTGCGAGGCCTTGGCATTGCGGCTTTTAGCGACGTTCAGACCTTCTTTGATGCCTTGAGCTTGGGGGTGGAAAAGCTTGCAGGCAACATCTTTTCCGCCTTATTTGTGGTGTTTGGTGGAATCTTCTCTACCATATTCGTTCTTTCTATTGCCATTTTCCTTTCCATTGAAGAAAAATCCATTGAAAAGACCATAGGGCTTTTGTTCCCTAAAAAGTACGAGGCGTTCGCTTTAGATTTGTGGGCACGCTCTCAACGCAAGGTTTCAGGCTGGTTCGCCGCAAGGCTCATTACCTCCATTTTTGTTGGTGTTGCAACCTACCTTACCTTGTTTTTGTTCAATGTGCAGTACCCCTTCTCTTTGGGACTTTTGGCAACCATCTTAAACTTTGTTCCCATTATTGGCCCCTTGGTGACAGGCCTCCTGCTGTTTATCATTGTTGCCCTGGATTCTACCTTAAAGGCAGTCTTTATCCTCCTTGCCTTTACCTTAATCCAGCAGATTGAGGGGAACATCTTAACTCCCTTGCTCACCAAGAGATTTTTGGGCATTCCCCCCGCCCTGGTGTTAATAGCTCTGGCCGTGGGGCTGCAACTTTGGGGGATTATGGGAGCCATTTTGGCAATCCCCTTGGCCGGAATCCTCTTTGAGTTCCTGCGGGATTTCTTAAAGAAGCGTAAGGAAGAAAACAATACCATTGTTTAA